A window of the Garra rufa chromosome 10, GarRuf1.0, whole genome shotgun sequence genome harbors these coding sequences:
- the LOC141343979 gene encoding solute carrier family 22 member 23-like isoform X1 encodes MLIFGMTVAFSVNVPMFSTLRFFEGFCLAGITLSLYALRIELCLPGWRFSMTMVANFVVLAGQLLMPGLAVLCRDWQILQIVVICPLLLILSYIWIFPESLRWLLATQQYNRSKWIMERVAKKNNINLEEDAEEIMTELNQALPKQSKKTCIVKMVGTRNLWKNIVVLCVNSLTGYGIHHCFARSLTEDPMNNMFPNFYAKYYIMGGIAVVSCVALCPAVGVMGRRGGLLMFMIITALASLLQLGLLNLLGKYSVHLNIAEGYGALNTNFSKAFSIIGMFSSHAVSNLSIFFCAEITPTVIRGGGLGLVLASAGFGMLTAPIMELHNQKGYFLHHIIFACCTLICIICILLLPETRNRPLPETLADGESYTRQPLLPPRKPGEQRLLLTKSESREYARVGDTPLHEAAATVVSTMDSTASSAIDLQMLIDAPVQQATGQAQQFSMKTLTSTQEQSASVPETPASSVEDPLLASIPNTSTPIAINYIQTPKTQSPSVLPSSPVESPLIAESPTSSDLQTSSLLDIGTPAVEFPSPVANDINILTEAGSTGPAPSVPLCAVNLSDPSVEPIHPSLNEIPPSSPVDSPVVPSSPTELSDQVNAIPAQSFSSPIDPGTPLLHLVDQPAINSIDSGPPSPAVLEPTLSNGTTLLATVGSTASHATTTDSVTASSHPLMTNLTVSSPIDSGTPTDIDLPITDTNTANGDSSS; translated from the exons GGATAGAGCTGTGTCTGCCAGGATGGCGTTTCTCCATGACCATGGTGGCAAACTTTGTGGTGCTGGCGGGGCAGTTGCTCATGCCGGGACTGGCGGTGCTCTGCCGCGACTGGCAGATTCTGCAAATTGTTGTTATCTGCCCTCTCTTACTCATTCTGTCCTATATCTG GATTTTCCCGGAGTCTCTGCGCTGGCTGCTTGCAACGCAGCAGTACAATCGCTCCAAATGGATCATGGAGCGCGTCGCCAAAAAGAACAACATCAATCTGGAGGAGGACGCAGAGGAGATCATGACAG AGCTGAACCAAGCCTTGCCAAAGCAATCCAAGAAGACGTGCATTGTGAAGATGGTTGGCACAAGGAACCTGTGGAAGAATATAGTAGTGCTCTGCGTCAACTC ACTGACAGGTTACGGCATACACCACTGCTTTGCACGCAGCCTGACGGAGGACCCGATGAACAACATGTTCCCTAATTTCTATGCCAAATACTACATCATGGGGGGCATTGCTGTGGTATCATGTGTGGCGCTCTGCCCTGCCGTGGGCGTGATGGGCCGACGAGGAGGACTCCTCATGTTCATGATCATCACAGCCCTGGCGTCTCTCCTTCAGCTCGGCCTGCTAAACT TGTTGGGGAAGTACAGTGTTCACCTCAATATTG CAGAAGGCTATGGGGCGCTGAACACCAACTTTTCAAAGGCTTTCTCCATCATTGGCATGTTCTCCTCCCACGCTGTCAGCAACCTAAGCATCTTTTTTTGTGCTGAAATCACCCCTACTGTGATTAG GGGTGGCGGTCTAGGCCTCGTCCTAGCCAGCGCTGGTTTCGGCATGCTGACGGCACCCATCATGGAGCTGCATAACCAGAAAGGCTATTTTCTCCATCATATCATTTTCGCCTGCTGCACTCTTATATGCATCATTTGCATCTTACTGCTGCCAGAGACTCGCAATCGACCGCTACCAGAAACCTTAGCAGACGGCGAAAGCTACACCCGCCAACCGTTACTGCCGCCTCGCAAACCAGGTGAGCAACGCCTTCTGCTGACCAAGTCTGAGAGCCGCGAGTACGCGAGGGTAGGTGACACGCCTCTGCACGAAGCAGCCGCCACAGTGGTTTCCACTATGGATTCCACAGCCTCATCCGCCATCGATCTTCAGATGCTCATTGACGCCCCCGTCCAGCAAGCGACCGGCCAAGCGCAGCAATTCAGTATGAAGACATTGACCTCCACTCAAGAGCAATCTGCATCCGTGCCGGAAACCCCTGCCTCCTCCGTAGAGGATCCTCTCCTTGCCTCTATTCCAAACACTTCTACCCCAATCGCTATTAATTACATTCAGACACCCAAAACCCAATCTCCATCTGTTCTGCCTTCTTCACCTGTGGAATCTCCTTTGATCGCTGAGTCTCCCACTTCTTCCGATCTCCAAACGTCTTCGCTTTTAGATATAGGTACGCCAGCTGTTGAATTCCCCTCGCCAGTTGCTAATGATATCAATATCCTAACCGAAGCAGGCTCTACAGGTCCTGCCCCAAGCGTTCCTCTCTGCGCAGTGAACTTGTCCGATCCTTCCGTTGAACCCATTCATCCGTCTTTAAACGAAATTCCTCCTTCGTCCCCAGTAGACTCTCCCGTTGTACCCTCATCTCCAACAGAACTGTCTGATCAAGTTAATGCCATCCCGGCTCAATCCTTTTCTTCACCCATAGATCCCGGCACTCCGTTGTTACATTTAGTCGACCAACCTGCGATTAACTCCATAGATTCTGGCCCTCCTTCACCAGCCGTATTGGAGCCAACCTTGAGTAATGGTACTACTCTTCTTGCCACTGTGGGTTCGACTGCATCTCATGCCACAACCACTGACTCTGTTACAGCATCCAGCCACCCGCTTATGACAAACTTGACTGTTTCCTCACCTATTGACTCAGGTACGCCTACAGACATTGATTTGCCCATCACAGACACCAACACTGCCAATGGGGACTCGTCTTCATGA
- the LOC141343979 gene encoding solute carrier family 22 member 23-like isoform X2, translating to MLIFGMTVAFSVNVPMFSTLRFFEGFCLAGITLSLYALRIELCLPGWRFSMTMVANFVVLAGQLLMPGLAVLCRDWQILQIVVICPLLLILSYIWIFPESLRWLLATQQYNRSKWIMERVAKKNNINLEEDAEEIMTELNQALPKQSKKTCIVKMVGTRNLWKNIVVLCVNSLTGYGIHHCFARSLTEDPMNNMFPNFYAKYYIMGGIAVVSCVALCPAVGVMGRRGGLLMFMIITALASLLQLGLLNLLGKYSVHLNIEGYGALNTNFSKAFSIIGMFSSHAVSNLSIFFCAEITPTVIRGGGLGLVLASAGFGMLTAPIMELHNQKGYFLHHIIFACCTLICIICILLLPETRNRPLPETLADGESYTRQPLLPPRKPGEQRLLLTKSESREYARVGDTPLHEAAATVVSTMDSTASSAIDLQMLIDAPVQQATGQAQQFSMKTLTSTQEQSASVPETPASSVEDPLLASIPNTSTPIAINYIQTPKTQSPSVLPSSPVESPLIAESPTSSDLQTSSLLDIGTPAVEFPSPVANDINILTEAGSTGPAPSVPLCAVNLSDPSVEPIHPSLNEIPPSSPVDSPVVPSSPTELSDQVNAIPAQSFSSPIDPGTPLLHLVDQPAINSIDSGPPSPAVLEPTLSNGTTLLATVGSTASHATTTDSVTASSHPLMTNLTVSSPIDSGTPTDIDLPITDTNTANGDSSS from the exons GGATAGAGCTGTGTCTGCCAGGATGGCGTTTCTCCATGACCATGGTGGCAAACTTTGTGGTGCTGGCGGGGCAGTTGCTCATGCCGGGACTGGCGGTGCTCTGCCGCGACTGGCAGATTCTGCAAATTGTTGTTATCTGCCCTCTCTTACTCATTCTGTCCTATATCTG GATTTTCCCGGAGTCTCTGCGCTGGCTGCTTGCAACGCAGCAGTACAATCGCTCCAAATGGATCATGGAGCGCGTCGCCAAAAAGAACAACATCAATCTGGAGGAGGACGCAGAGGAGATCATGACAG AGCTGAACCAAGCCTTGCCAAAGCAATCCAAGAAGACGTGCATTGTGAAGATGGTTGGCACAAGGAACCTGTGGAAGAATATAGTAGTGCTCTGCGTCAACTC ACTGACAGGTTACGGCATACACCACTGCTTTGCACGCAGCCTGACGGAGGACCCGATGAACAACATGTTCCCTAATTTCTATGCCAAATACTACATCATGGGGGGCATTGCTGTGGTATCATGTGTGGCGCTCTGCCCTGCCGTGGGCGTGATGGGCCGACGAGGAGGACTCCTCATGTTCATGATCATCACAGCCCTGGCGTCTCTCCTTCAGCTCGGCCTGCTAAACT TGTTGGGGAAGTACAGTGTTCACCTCAATATTG AAGGCTATGGGGCGCTGAACACCAACTTTTCAAAGGCTTTCTCCATCATTGGCATGTTCTCCTCCCACGCTGTCAGCAACCTAAGCATCTTTTTTTGTGCTGAAATCACCCCTACTGTGATTAG GGGTGGCGGTCTAGGCCTCGTCCTAGCCAGCGCTGGTTTCGGCATGCTGACGGCACCCATCATGGAGCTGCATAACCAGAAAGGCTATTTTCTCCATCATATCATTTTCGCCTGCTGCACTCTTATATGCATCATTTGCATCTTACTGCTGCCAGAGACTCGCAATCGACCGCTACCAGAAACCTTAGCAGACGGCGAAAGCTACACCCGCCAACCGTTACTGCCGCCTCGCAAACCAGGTGAGCAACGCCTTCTGCTGACCAAGTCTGAGAGCCGCGAGTACGCGAGGGTAGGTGACACGCCTCTGCACGAAGCAGCCGCCACAGTGGTTTCCACTATGGATTCCACAGCCTCATCCGCCATCGATCTTCAGATGCTCATTGACGCCCCCGTCCAGCAAGCGACCGGCCAAGCGCAGCAATTCAGTATGAAGACATTGACCTCCACTCAAGAGCAATCTGCATCCGTGCCGGAAACCCCTGCCTCCTCCGTAGAGGATCCTCTCCTTGCCTCTATTCCAAACACTTCTACCCCAATCGCTATTAATTACATTCAGACACCCAAAACCCAATCTCCATCTGTTCTGCCTTCTTCACCTGTGGAATCTCCTTTGATCGCTGAGTCTCCCACTTCTTCCGATCTCCAAACGTCTTCGCTTTTAGATATAGGTACGCCAGCTGTTGAATTCCCCTCGCCAGTTGCTAATGATATCAATATCCTAACCGAAGCAGGCTCTACAGGTCCTGCCCCAAGCGTTCCTCTCTGCGCAGTGAACTTGTCCGATCCTTCCGTTGAACCCATTCATCCGTCTTTAAACGAAATTCCTCCTTCGTCCCCAGTAGACTCTCCCGTTGTACCCTCATCTCCAACAGAACTGTCTGATCAAGTTAATGCCATCCCGGCTCAATCCTTTTCTTCACCCATAGATCCCGGCACTCCGTTGTTACATTTAGTCGACCAACCTGCGATTAACTCCATAGATTCTGGCCCTCCTTCACCAGCCGTATTGGAGCCAACCTTGAGTAATGGTACTACTCTTCTTGCCACTGTGGGTTCGACTGCATCTCATGCCACAACCACTGACTCTGTTACAGCATCCAGCCACCCGCTTATGACAAACTTGACTGTTTCCTCACCTATTGACTCAGGTACGCCTACAGACATTGATTTGCCCATCACAGACACCAACACTGCCAATGGGGACTCGTCTTCATGA